A region from the Aphis gossypii isolate Hap1 chromosome 1, ASM2018417v2, whole genome shotgun sequence genome encodes:
- the LOC114119602 gene encoding ubiquitin-like modifier-activating enzyme 1 → MSGAEVLDTTCELPAKKRKLASGESSTVTIDSAPRNQVTMSNNGVEEIDEGLYSRQLYVLGHEAMRKMATSDVLISGLGGLGVEVAKNVILGGVKSVTLHDSVVCTYSDLSSQFYLTENDIGKNRAEISCPKLGELNSYVPVKFYTGLLSESYLKQFKVVVLTETTLDEQLRISEITHQNNIALIVGDTRGVFAQVFCDFGEDFTVIDTTGENPISVMVAGITKEEQGVVTCMDESRHGFEDGDYVTFQEVQGMTEINGCKPKKITVLGPYTFSIGDTTSYTDYIKGGIATQVKMPKKLSFKSLKNSLAEPEYLISDFSKFDRPSQLHLAFITFHKFVSVNGRLPIPWSSDDADEFLKLSKVENSDSIEVDADLIQRFSKVCAGNINPMTSFIGGIVAQEVMKSCSGKFSPIFQWLYFDATESLPEEVTEEDAKPIGNRYDGQVSIYGRKFQSILGNLKYFVVGAGAIGCELLKNFAIMGVGCGNGKIYVTDMDLIEKSNLNRQFLFRAQDVQTSKSETAAKAIKRMNPYVNVEPQTNRVCPETEQTYNDTFFENLDGVANALDNVDARIYMDRRCVFYKKPLLESGTLGTKGNTQVVIPNLTESYSTSQDPPEKSIPICTLKNFPNAIEHTLQWARDLFEGLYKQTPENVKQFLEDPTFIERTNRLPGLQPVEIMDSVRSSVAERPKNVDDCIEWARKHFEDQFTNQIKQLLFNFPPDQTTSSGQPFWSGPKRCPKPIIFDINNTLHLDYILTAANLRAETYNINQIRDRVYVANVVSSVKVPEFVPKSGVRIAENDSQITNGSSNYDQSKLNKIQKDLPPTDSLKNIKIVPLEFEKDDDSNLHIDFIVAASNLRATNYGIQPADRHRSKLIAGKIIPAIATTTSVVAGLVCQEFIKLARGLNDLEKYKNGFVNLALPFFGFSEPLLAPKSKYYDIEWTLWDRFEVEGELTLNEFLNYFKDKHALEITMLSQGVCMLYSFFMPKAKREERINTKMSEIVRNVSKKRIEPHVKSLVFEICCNNTDGDDVEVPYVKYNLPSDFQY, encoded by the coding sequence ATGTCTGGTGCTGAAGTACTAGACACCACCTGTGAATTGCCGGCCAAGAAGCGTAAACTGGCTTCCGGTGAATCGTCTACAGTGACCATCGACTCAGCTCCGAGAAATCAGGTAACAATGTCGAATAACGGCGTAGAAGAAATTGACGAGGGCCTATATTCGCGGCAGCTGTACGTCTTGGGCCATGAAGCTATGCGCAAGATGGCCACTTCTGATGTGCTGATCAGCGGGCTCGGTGGTCTGGGCGTGGAAGTCGCCAAGAATGTCATACTTGGAGGAGTTAAGTCAGTTACATTGCACGATTCCGTTGTGTGCACCTATAGCGACCTATCATCGCAGTTCTATCTGACCGAAAACGATATCGGAAAGAATAGAGCAGAGATTAGTTGCCCTAAGTTGGGTGAGTTAAATTCCTACGTGCCTGTCAAGTTTTACACTGGACTTTTGTCTGAATCGTATCTCAAACAGTTTAAAGTTGTCGTTTTGACTGAGACAACATTAGATGAACAGTTGCGTATATCAGAAATCACGCATCAAAACAATATTGCCTTAATAGTTGGTGACACAAGGGGAGTGTTTGCTCAAGTGTTTTGTGACTTTGGTGAAGATTTTACTGTAATCGACACAACGGGTGAAAATCCAATTTCGGTTATGGTCGCTGGTATTACCAAAGAAGAACAAGGAGTTGTTACTTGTATGGACGAGTCTCGACATGGTTTTGAAGATGGAGATTATGTAACTTTTCAGGAAGTACAAGGTATGACTGAAATAAATGGctgtaaaccaaaaaaaattactgtattAGGACCATATACTTTTAGTATTGGTGATACTACATCTTACACAGACTATATTAAAGGTGGTATTGCTACTCAAGTTAAAAtgccaaaaaaattaagtttcaaatcattgaaaaattccTTAGCTGAACCAGAATATCTTATTTctgattttagtaaatttgatAGACCTTCTCAATTACATTTAGCATTTATAACTTTTCACAAGTTTGTCTCAGTCAATGGTCGTTTACCTATTCCTTGGAGTTCTGATGACGctgatgaatttttaaaattatccaaGGTTGAAAATTCTGATTCTATAGAAGTTGATGCTGATCTGATACAAAGATTTTCGAAAGTCTGTGCTGGTAATATTAATCCAATGACATCTTTTATTGGTGGTATTGTTGCTCAAGAAGTCATGAAATCATGTTCTGGTAAGTTTAGTCCGATTTTCCAATGGCTTTACTTTGATGCTACTGAATCTTTACCAGAAGAAGTTACTGAAGAAGATGCCAAGCCTATTGGTAATCGTTATGATGGTCAAGTCTCCATTTATGGGCGTAAATTCCAGTCGATCTtgggaaatttaaaatattttgttgtaggAGCTGGAGCTATTGGATGtgaattgttaaaaaacttTGCAATTATGGGTGTTGGTTGTGGAAATGGTAAAATCTATGTCACTGATAtggatttaattgaaaaatctaatttaaacaGACAGTTTTTGTTTAGAGCTCAAGATGTACAAACATCAAAATCTGAAACTGCTGCTAAAGCAATTAAACGTATGAACCCATATGTGAATGTTGAACCACAGACAAATAGGGTTTGTCCAGAAACAGAACAGACTTATAATGATACCTTTTTCGAAAATTTGGATGGTGTTGCTAATGCTTTGGATAACGTTGATGCTCGTATATATATGGACAGACGTTGTGTTTTCTACAAGAAACCACTTTTAGAGTCTGGAACTTTAGGTACAAAGGGTAACACTCAAGTTGTTATACCAAACTTGACAGAATCTTATAGCACATCTCAAGATCCTCCAGAAAAAAGCATACCAATTTGTACTCTCAAAAACTTTCCCAATGCTATCGAACATACATTACAATGGGCTAGAGATCTATTTGAAGGTCTTTACAAACAAACTCCGGAAaacgtaaaacaatttttagagGATCCTACTTTCATTGAACGTACAAATCGTTTACCTGGACTTCAACCAGTTGAAATTATGGATTCTGTAAGATCATCAGTCGCAGAACGCcctaaaaatgttgatgattGTATTGAATGGGctagaaaacattttgaagATCAGTTTACAAATCAAATCAAACAACTGTTATTCAATTTTCCACCAGATCAAACAACATCTAGTGGTCAACCATTTTGGTCAGGACCTAAACGTTGTCCAAAACCAATTATATTTGACATAAACAATACATTACATTTGGATTATATTTTGACAGCAGCCAATTTAAGAGcagaaacatataatattaatcagatAAGGGATCGTGTTTATGTTGCTAATGTTGTATCTTCGGTTAAAGTTCCTGAGTTTGTCCCAAAGTCTGGTGTAAGGATTGCTGAAAATGATTCACAGATAACTAATGGGTCATCAAATTATGACCAAAGTAAActgaataaaattcaaaaagattTACCACCAACAGACTctctaaaaaacataaaaattgttccTTTAGAATTTGAAAAAGATGATGATAGTAACTtacatattgattttattgtagCAGCATCAAATTTAAGAGCTACAAATTACGGTATTCAACCTGCTGATAGACATCGAAGTAAACTTATTGCTGGTAAAATTATTCCAGCAATTGCTACAACAACATCTGTTGTCGCTGGTCTCGTTTGTCaggaatttattaaattagctCGAGGATTGAATGATTTGGAAAAGTACAAAAATGGTTTTGTAAATTTAGCTTTACCATTCTTTGGTTTTTCTGAACCTTTGTTAGCACCAAAAtccaaatattatgatattgaatGGACTTTGTGGGATCGTTTTGAAGTGGAAGGTGAACTTacattaaatgaatttttaaattacttcaaAGATAAACATGCTCTAGAAATCACTATGCTTTCTCAAGGAGTTTGTATgctatattcattttttatgccTAAAGCCAAGAGAGAAGAAcgtattaatactaaaatgtccGAAATTGTACGCAACGTTTCAAAGAAAAGGATTGAACCACATGTAAAatcattagtttttgaaatatgctGCAACAACACTGATGGTGATGATGTGGAAGTACCTTATGTAAAGTACAATTTGCCATCAGACTTCCAATATTGA